From Daphnia pulicaria isolate SC F1-1A chromosome 4, SC_F0-13Bv2, whole genome shotgun sequence, one genomic window encodes:
- the LOC124337673 gene encoding uncharacterized protein LOC124337673: MATSPLKDVGHLTKFDGTNFTRWQQGLMLILEQHELLPIINGTEVKPSEIITDYTVKNAKAISNWCRKACTVRNYIYATITDELRDTLCTSTTAADMYQREEEAIAELDQNANNVATRDGAFASSNSGAHQNSERAFNSNRYNRPAPYHVPRGTQQGRRGGYQGGRGNARGFRGHFRGSRGGGHQNNNLCSYCGLGPHKVENCRNRINDGATIPTNGSANLSQVQQNLNQEQRDDHTDYTYASSTYGVDFETYGFVADSGASQHMTDKRSILINFKPYEEGAHTVVGIGNTRLAVKGKGDVEVVNTAGVSLLLTDCLLVPGLGMNLFSISTATTKGIEAVFIHDTVHFYRNGNLEMEGQRASEKLYYLNVVVKINRRLHTLLSVALIPSQSGIKDSVTPTIGRSLTW, encoded by the exons ATGGCTACAAGTCCTCTCAAAGATGTGGGACACCTCACCAAGTTTGATGGCACAAACTTTACTCGTTGGCAACAAGGATTGATGCTCATTCTGGAACAACATGAGCTGCTGCCAATAATTAACGGCACAGAAGTCAAACCAAGTGAG ATAATCACAGACTACACTGTCAAAAACGCCAAAGCCATATCTAATTGGTGCCGTAAGGCCTGTACTGTTCGCAATTACATCTATGCGACCATCACTGATGAATTACGTGACACGCTGTGCACATCCACCACTGCAGCAGACATGTACCAGCGT GAGGAAGAAGCCATTGCAGAACTCGATCAAAATGCAAACAATGTCGCAACGCGTGATGGGGCTTTTGCCAGCAGTAACTCTGGCGCACATCAAAACTCCGAACGGGCCTTCAATTCTAATCGCTACAATAGACCAGCACCCTACCATGTACCACGTGGAACTCAACAAGGTAGAAGAGGTGGCTACCAAGGTGGCAGAGGAAACGCACGTGGATTTCGAGGACATTTTCGTGGCTCAAGAGGAGGAGGTCACCAGAACAATAATCTCTGTAGCTACTGTGGACTCGGTCCCCACAAAGTTGAAAATTGTAGAAACAGAATCAATGATGGAGCTACCATACCAACAAATGGAAGCGCTAATCTGTCACAG GTACAGCAAAACCTCAACCAAGAACAAAGAGACGATCACACCGATTACACGTATGCGTCATCCACCTACGGAGTAGATTTTGAAACCTATGGCTTCGTAGCCGACTCTGGAGCATCACAGCACATGACGGATAAGCGGTCCATCCTAATCAACTTCAAACCGTATGAAGAAGGTGCCCACACCGTCGTCGGGATTGGAAACACTCGACTCGCAGTTAAAGGAAAAGGAGACGTTGAAGTCGTCAATACTGCAGGTGTCTCCCTTCTTCTTACGGACTGCCTCCTGGTCCCCGGCCTGGGAATGAACCTATTCTCAATCAGTACAGCCACAACCAAAGGTATTGAAGCCGTCTTTATCCACGACACCGTACACTTCTACCGAAACGGCAATCTGGAAATGGAAGGACAACGTGCGAGTGAGAAATTGTACTATCTCAACGTTGTAGTGAAAATCAACAGGAGACTTCACACGCTGCTGTCAGTCGCTCTCATCCCATCTCAATCTGGCATCAAAGACTCGGTCACACCAACCATAGGACGATCCTTAACATGGTAA
- the LOC124335989 gene encoding uncharacterized protein LOC124335989, with the protein MGETNEQPVETEVQTQGSAEAPMEAEEMPDEQELNEREHERPPEEAQADLPLYRPLPRRSERTPAYTQAFLDWRRSISKDGPNPDLNFRMEALSIANSIEPYEPHTLKEAMSSEQAELWKVAAEDE; encoded by the exons ATGGGCGAAACTAATGAGCAGCCCGTGGAAACTGAAGTTCAAACCCAAGGCTCTGCTGAGGCCCCTATGGAAGCAGAGGAGATGCCTGATGAACAAGAGTTGAATGAACGTGAACATGAACGTCCACCAGAG GAAGCACAGGCTGACTTACCACTCTATCGCCCACTACCACGGCGCTCGGAACGCACTCCAGCCTACACTCAAGCTTTCCTGGACTGGAGAAGGTCTATCTCAAAAGATGGCCCCAATCCCGATCTGAATTTTCGAATGGAAGCCCTGTCCATAGCAAACTCCATTGAGCCCTACGAACCTCATACTCTCAAGGAGGCAATGTCATCCGAACAAGCGGAGCTGTGGAAAGTGGCGGCAGAAGACGAATAA